Proteins encoded by one window of Salvia splendens isolate huo1 chromosome 7, SspV2, whole genome shotgun sequence:
- the LOC121810610 gene encoding uncharacterized protein LOC121810610, whose product MALKLVAATILLLLLTLYPTSPQAQWLPRRSPSLPDPPRPLCVSQIALVNRACGQLPYAQLPTPSGEVESNQHRHHHHHEREEGHVETEKEEECCRWLKEVDNVCVCDMLVHLPPFLTRPVHEYKVVVDDGCEVSFGCASRLVG is encoded by the coding sequence atggCCCTCAAATTGGTAGCAGCCAccattctcctcctcctcctcacccTCTATCCCACCTCCCCACAAGCCCAATGGCTCCCCCGCCGCTCCCCCTCGCTCCCGGATCCCCCGAGGCCGCTCTGCGTCTCCCAGATCGCATTGGTGAACCGTGCGTGCGGACAGCTTCCTTACGCACAGCTCCCTACACCATCTGGGGAGGTGGAGAGCAACCAACACCGGCACCACCATCACCACGAGCGGGAGGAAGGGCACGTGGAGACGGAAAAGGAGGAGGAGTGCTGCAGGTGGCTGAAGGAGGTGGAcaatgtttgtgtgtgtgataTGCTGGTGCATCTGCCGCCGTTTCTGACTAGGCCCGTGCACGAGTACAAGGTGGTCGTCGACGACGGCTGCGAGGTCAGCTTCGGCTGCGCCTCCAGGCTGGTTGGTTAA